In a single window of the Zea mays cultivar B73 chromosome 5, Zm-B73-REFERENCE-NAM-5.0, whole genome shotgun sequence genome:
- the LOC103627273 gene encoding uncharacterized protein: MGVPDPEKWFILGRVVVVRHYKKALDSSSLDLRLPLTRTPPRISRLAAVTRVQVERGQLSIVATSNSVLLLHELERPSEPNSPNIFFLALDPMLDERAFAAGRRVFEVAATRLLDRHPELPHFSGVRNVGFIELCRGGTCVFVVAELQATNRQANNSVPFITCCFSGDGNDTWDQMELVWPVLDDEAHPQWINHAVIAHDKKLWWVNLSRGLVAWDPVPVQHAEPRLEFVPLPVLDGFEDRQEPPEQIDRYRTVGVSAGQMRFVDIVRRRNDPLEDTLVVVWTLDLPQMRWRGYPRVTTLANIWNNASYVPMPRGVVPVVALLHPNEPDVVYFFLGKYVFSVDVNRSAVVHFAVMPNQQDGVPRPINQRDVLSWKQAPFLENAQQG, from the exons ATGGGGGTGCCGGACCCGGAGAAATGGTTCATCCTGGGCCGCGTCGTCGTCGTGAGGCACTACAAAAAAGCCTTGGATAGCTCTAGCCTTGACCTCAGGCTGCCGCTCACCAGGACGCCGCCGCGCATCTCCAGGCTCGCCGCGGTCACGAGGGTCCAAGTCGAACGCGGCCAGCTCTCCATCGTCGCCACCAGCAACAGTGTCCTCCTCCTCCACGAGCTCGAGAGGCCCTCCGAGCCCAACAGCCCGAACATCTTCTTCCTGGCGCTCGACCCCATGCTTGATGAGCGGGCCTTCGCCGCCGGACGCAGAGTGTTCGAAGTCGCCGCCACGCGCCTCCTCGACCGGCATCCGGAATTGCCCCACTTCTCCGGCGTCAGGAACGTCGGCTTCATCGAGCTCTGCCGTGGAGGCACGTGCGTGTTCGTGGTCGCGGAGCTCCAGGCCACCAATCGCCAAGCGAACAACAGCGTCCCCTTCATCACCTGCTGCTTCTCTGGCGATGGGAACGACACGTGGGACCAGATGGAACTCGTCTGGCCCGTCCTCGATGACGAAGCCCACCCGCAGTGGATTAACCACGCCGTGATCGCCCACGACAAGAAGCTCTGGTGGGTCAACCTCTCGCGCGGCCTGGTCGCCTGGGACCCGGTCCCTGTCCAACATGCAGAGCCGAGGCTGGAGTTCGTGCCGCTCCCGGTCCTCGACGGGTTCGAGGACAGGCAGGAGCCGCCGGAGCAAATCGACAGGTACCGCACCGTAGGGGTGAGCGCCGGCCAGATGCGGTTTGTGGACATCGTTCGCAGGCGCAACGATCCCCTCGAAGATACGCTGGTGGTCGTCTGGACGCTGGACTTGCCACAGATGAGGTGGCGGGGCTACCCCAGGGTGACGACGCTGGCGAACATCTGGAACAACGCCAGCTACGTGCCGATGCCGAGGGGGGTCGTCCCCGTGGTGGCGCTTTTGCACCCCAACGAGCCCGACGTTGTCTACTTCTTCCTGGGCAAGTACGTCTTCTCCGTCGACGTGAATCGAAGCGCCGTCGTGCACTTCGCGGTGATGCCGAACCAGCAGGACGGCGTGCCACGGCCGATCAACCAGCGAGACGTTCTCTCTTGGAAGCAAGCGCCCTTTCTTGAAAACG CCCAGCAAGGATGA